The Podarcis raffonei isolate rPodRaf1 chromosome 2, rPodRaf1.pri, whole genome shotgun sequence genome window below encodes:
- the ADGRL1 gene encoding adhesion G protein-coupled receptor L1 isoform X6, which translates to MARLIHALWSLCITTVLVTSATQAGLSRAGLPFGLVRRELACEGYPIELRCPGSDVIMVENANYGRTDDKICDADPFQMENVQCYLPDAFKIMSQRCNNRTQCVVVAGSDAFPDPCPGTYKYLEVQYDCVPYKVEQKVFVCPGTLHKILEPTSAHESEHQSGAWCKDPLQAGDRIYVMPWIPYRTDTLTEYASWEDYVGARHTTTYRLPNRVDGTGFVVYDGAVFYNKERTRNIIKYDLRTRIKSGETVINTANYHDTSPYRWGGKTDIDLAVDENGLWVIYATEGNNGRLVVSQLNPYTLRFEGTWETGYDKRSASNAFMVCGVLYVVRTVYVDDDSEAAGNRVDYAFNTNMNREEPISLTFPNPYQFISSIDYNPRDNQLYVWNNYFVLRYSLEFGPPDPSTGPVTSTPLSTTTTIRPTTITSTVSPAATTTTRQVPLTTHPIGAINQKGTELHPVTAIMPSTRRPPANNQHVSPELFCEAKEVRRVQWPATQQGMLVERPCPKGTRGIASFQCLASEGNWNPRGPDLSNCTSPWVNQVAQKIKSGENAANIASELARHTRGAIYAGDVSSSVKLMEQLLDILDAQLQALRPIERESAGKNYNKMHKRERTCKDYIKAVVETVDNLLRPEALESWKDMNATEQVHTATMLLDILEEGAFLLADNVKEPARFVTAKTNVVLEVSVLNTEGQVPDIVFPHEYTTKNSIQLSANTIKQNSRNGVVKVVFILYKNLGFFLSTENATIKLGSEVGSISPSLVVNSQVIAASINKESSRVFLMDPVIFTLSHLEEKNHFNANCSFWNYSERSMMGYWSTQGCRLVETNTTHTTCACSHLTNFAVLMAHREIYQGRINGLLLSVITWVGIVISLVCLAICISTFCFLRGLQTDRNTIHKNLCINLFITELLFLIGIDKTQYEIACPIFAGLLHYFFLAAFSWMCLEAIHLYLMLVEVFESEYSRKKYYYLGGYCFPALVVGIAAAIDYRSYGTEKACWLRVDNYFIWTFIGPVSSVIVINLVFLMITLHKMIRNTSVLKPDSSRLDNIKSWALGAITLLFLLGLTWAFGLLFINKESVVMAYLFTTFNAVQGMFIFVFHCALQKKVHREFSKCLRHASCCLRSPPGATLGSLKTSAIRSNNRYYTGTQSRIRRMWNDTVRKQTESSFMAGDLNSTPTLNRGTMGNHLLTNPVLQTRGGTSPYNTLIAESVGFNPASPPVFNSPEHPLNNSRDACGMDTLPLNGNFNNSYSLRSGDFPTDGTKMADCRRNLSDAAAFEKMIISELVHNNLRGGGSGVVKGGGGSAETSNPPGPPPPPNVVAGGGGTNNEDDAIVPDAPSLTHEENMEIELMYKALEEPLLLQRAQSILYQSDLEESESCTADLTEGGDGQAPSPNRDSLYTSMTNLRDSPYPDSSPEAVGEVLPHAQAINEIYYTNRPALVPRNQLQAYYQVRRPSNDGYLVPGSLENPAVEGDGQMQLVTSL; encoded by the exons TATTCGTTTGCCCGGGGACACTGCACAAGATCCTGGAACCTACCTCGGCCCATGAATCAGAACACCAGTCTGGAGCCTGGTGCAAGGACCCTCTGCAAGCCGGAGACAGAATATACGTCATGCCATGGATCCCATACCGGACAGACACACTGACAGAGTATGCCTCGTGGGAGGATTATGTGGGTGCCCGGCACACCACCACTTACCGCCTGCCCAACAGGGTTGACGGCACAGGTTTTGTGGTATACGATGGAGCAGTCTTCTACAACAAGGAGCGGACACGCAACATTATCAAGTATGATCTGCGGACGCGCATTAAGAGCGGAGAGACAGTCATCAACACAGCCAACTACCATGACACCTCACCCTACCGTTGGGGCGGGAAGACTGACATTGACCTGGCAGTGGATGAAAATGGGCTATGGGTCATCTATGCCACTGAAGGCAACAATGGCCGGTTAGTGGTGAGCCAACTGAATCCTTACACGCTGCGCTTTGAGGGAACGTGGGAGACTGGCTATGACAAACGCTCAGCATCCAATGCCTTCATGGTGTGCGGAGTCCTCTATGTGGTGCGGACAGTTTACGTGGACGATGACAGCGAAGCAGCTGGTAACCGTGTTGACTATGCGTTCAACACCAATATGAACCGGGAGGAACCCATCTCGTTGACCTTCCCAAACCCCTACCAGTTCATCTCCTCCATTGACTACAACCCCCGTGACAACCAACTTTATGTGTGGAACAACTACTTTGTCCTGCGCTACTCACTTGAGTTTGGCCCACCTGACCCAAGTACTG GCCCTGTCACCTcgacacccctcagcactacaaCCACCATTCGTCCCACCACCATCACCAGCACAGTCTCACCTGCCGCTACAACAACAACACGGCAGGTGCCCCTCACCACCCACCCCATAGGTGCCATAAACCAGAAGGGTACAGAGCTTCACCCCGTCACTGCCATAATGCCCAGCACCCGGCGTCCACCAGCAAACAATCAACACGTCTCTCCAGAGCTCTTCTGCGAGGCCAAGGAGGTGCGGCGTGTCCAGTGGCCAGCCACACAGCAAGGCATGCTGGTCGAAAGGCCTTGCCCTAAGGGCACACGAG GTATTGCTTCCTTCCAGTGTCTTGCTTCGGAGGGAAACTGGAACCCACGGGGGCCTGATCTGAGCAACTGCACAAGTCCTTGGGTCAACCAAGTGGCACAGAAG ATCAAGAGTGGAGAGAATGCAGCCAATATTGCCAGTGAGCTAGCCCGGCATACGCGTGGTGCCATCTACGCCGGAGATGTCAGCTCCTCTGTCAAACTAATGGAGCAGCTCCTGGACATTCTGGATGCACAACTTCAAGCGCTACGCCCTATTGAGAGAGAGTCAGCTGGCAAGAACTACAACAAG ATGCACAAGAGAGAAAGGACATGTAAGGACTATATTAAG GCTGTGGTGGAGACGGTGGACAACCTGCTGCGACCTGAAGCTCTAGAGTCATGGAAGGACATGAATGCCACAGAGCAAGTGCACACAGCCACAATGCTCCTTGACATCCTGGAGGAGGGAGCCTTCCTACTGGCTGACAATGTCAAAGAGCCAGCCCGTTTTGTCACTGCCAAGACTAATGTGG TGCTGGAGGTGTCAGTGTTGAATACAGAGGGGCAAGTGCCAGATATTGTTTTCCCACATGAGTATACCACCAAGAATTCCATCCAACTCTCAGCCAACACTATCAAGCAAAACAGTCGTAATG GGGTGGTCAAGGTTGTCTTCATTCTCTACAAAAATTTGGGGTTCTTCCTCTCTACCGAGAATGCCACCATCAAGCTGGGTAGTGAGGTTGGTTCAATTAGCCCCTCACTTGTTGTCAACTCACAAGTTATTGCTGCCTCCATCAACAAGGAATCTAGCCGCGTCTTCCTGATGGACCCCGTCATCTTTACCCTCTCCCACCTGGAG GAGAAGAACCATTTCAATGCCAATTGCTCTTTCTGGAACTACTCAGAGCGCTCCATGATGGGTTACTGGTCTACGCAGGGCTGTCGGCTGGTGGAGACCAACACGACCCACACCACCTGTGCATGCAGCCATCTCACCAACTTTGCTGTGCTCATGGCACACCGTGAAATT TACCAGGGCCGCATCAATGGGCTGCTGTTGTCTGTCATCACGTGGGTGGGCATTGTGATTTCCCTGGTCTGCTTGGCCATTTGCATCTCCACTTTCTGCTTCCTGCGTGGGCTGCAGACTGACCGTAACACCATCCACAAGAACCTCTGCATAAATCTCTTCATCACTGAACTCCTCTTTCTCATCGGCATTGATAAGACACAGTATGAG ATTGCCTGCCCCATCTTTGCAGGGCTGCTGCACTACTTCTTCCTGGCAGCGTTCTCCTGGATGTGCCTGGAAGCCATCCACCTTTACCTCATGCTGGTTGAGGTTTTTGAGAGCGAATACTCCCGCAAGAAGTACTACTACTTGGGGGGCTATTGCTTCCCTGCGCTGGTAGTGGGTATTGCTGCCGCCATTGACTACCGCAGTTATGGCACCGAGAAAGC ATGTTGGCTTCGAGTTGATAACTACTTCATCTGGACCTTCATTGGGCCTGTCTCTTCTGTCATTGTG ATCAACCTGGTGTTCCTCATGATCACTCTGCACAAGATGATCCGCAACACGTCGGTCCTCAAGCCTGACTCCAGCCGACTGGACAACATCAA GTCTTGGGCACTCGGAGCAATCACTCTCCTTTTTCTCCTGGGCCTCACCTGGGCATTTGGTCTCCTCTTCATCAACAAGGAGTCTGTTGTCATGGCCTATCTCTTCACCACCTTCAATGCTGTCCAGGGCATGTTCATCTTCGTGTTTCATTGTGCACTACAGAAAAAG GTTCACCGGGAATTCAGCAAATGCCTGCGACACGCATCCTGTTGCCTACGGAGTCCGCCAGGGGCCACACTGGGCTCCCTCAAGACCTCAGCCATCCGCAGCAACAACCGTTACTACACTGGGACACAG AGCCGAATCCGGAGAATGTGGAATGATACTGTAAGGAAGCAAACTGAGTCCAGCTTTATGGCGGGTGATCTCAACAGCACTCCCACCCTTAATCGAG GCACAATGGGGAACCACCTGCTGACCAACCCCGTGCTGCAGACACGGGGCGGGACCAGTCCTTACAACACACTCATTGCTGAGTCTGTGGGCTTCAACCCTGCCTCACCACCTGTCTTCAACTCCCCAG AGCACCCCCTGAACAACAGCCGAGACGCCTGTGGCATGGACACCCTCCCGCTCAATGGCAACTTCAATAACAGCTACTCCCTCCGCAGTGGCGACTTCCCAACCGATGGCACCAAGATGGCCGACTGCCGACGCAACCTGAGTGACGCCGCCGCCTTTGAAAAAATGATCATCTCCGAGTTGGTGCATAACAACTtgagagggggaggcagtggcgtGGTCAAGGGGGGCGGGGGTTCTGCCGAGACCTCCAACCCCCCtgggccccctccccctcccaacgtagttgcagggggagggggtaCCAACAATGAGGATGACGCCATTGTGCCTGACGCCCCTTCCTTGACCCATGAGGAGAACATGGAAATTGAACTCATGTATAAGGCCTTAGAGGAGCCGCTCTTGCTTCAGAGGGCACAGTCCATCCTCTACCAGAGTGACCTGGAGGAGTCGGAGAGCTGCACAGCTGACCTGACAGAGGGGGGCGATGGCCAAGCCCCTTCCCCCAACAGGGACTCTTTATACACCAGTATGACCAACCTGAGGGACTCCCCATACCCGGACAGCAGCCCTGAGGCAGTTGGGGAAGTGCTTCCTCATGCCCAAGCCATCAATGAAATCTACTATACCAATCGGCCAGCCTTGGTGCCGCGCAACCAGCTCCAGGCCTACTACCAAGTCCGGAGACCCAGCAATGATGGCTACTTGGTCCCAGGAAGCTTAGAAAACCCAGCAGTGGAGGGAGATGGCCAAATGCAGCTGGTGACCAGTCTCTGA
- the ADGRL1 gene encoding adhesion G protein-coupled receptor L1 isoform X5 gives MARLIHALWSLCITTVLVTSATQAGLSRAGLPFGLVRRELACEGYPIELRCPGSDVIMVENANYGRTDDKICDADPFQMENVQCYLPDAFKIMSQRCNNRTQCVVVAGSDAFPDPCPGTYKYLEVQYDCVPYIEVEQKVFVCPGTLHKILEPTSAHESEHQSGAWCKDPLQAGDRIYVMPWIPYRTDTLTEYASWEDYVGARHTTTYRLPNRVDGTGFVVYDGAVFYNKERTRNIIKYDLRTRIKSGETVINTANYHDTSPYRWGGKTDIDLAVDENGLWVIYATEGNNGRLVVSQLNPYTLRFEGTWETGYDKRSASNAFMVCGVLYVVRTVYVDDDSEAAGNRVDYAFNTNMNREEPISLTFPNPYQFISSIDYNPRDNQLYVWNNYFVLRYSLEFGPPDPSTGPVTSTPLSTTTTIRPTTITSTVSPAATTTTRQVPLTTHPIGAINQKGTELHPVTAIMPSTRRPPANNQHVSPELFCEAKEVRRVQWPATQQGMLVERPCPKGTRGIASFQCLASEGNWNPRGPDLSNCTSPWVNQVAQKIKSGENAANIASELARHTRGAIYAGDVSSSVKLMEQLLDILDAQLQALRPIERESAGKNYNKMHKRERTCKDYIKAVVETVDNLLRPEALESWKDMNATEQVHTATMLLDILEEGAFLLADNVKEPARFVTAKTNVVLEVSVLNTEGQVPDIVFPHEYTTKNSIQLSANTIKQNSRNGVVKVVFILYKNLGFFLSTENATIKLGSEVGSISPSLVVNSQVIAASINKESSRVFLMDPVIFTLSHLEEKNHFNANCSFWNYSERSMMGYWSTQGCRLVETNTTHTTCACSHLTNFAVLMAHREIYQGRINGLLLSVITWVGIVISLVCLAICISTFCFLRGLQTDRNTIHKNLCINLFITELLFLIGIDKTQYEIACPIFAGLLHYFFLAAFSWMCLEAIHLYLMLVEVFESEYSRKKYYYLGGYCFPALVVGIAAAIDYRSYGTEKACWLRVDNYFIWTFIGPVSSVIVINLVFLMITLHKMIRNTSVLKPDSSRLDNIKSWALGAITLLFLLGLTWAFGLLFINKESVVMAYLFTTFNAVQGMFIFVFHCALQKKVHREFSKCLRHASCCLRSPPGATLGSLKTSAIRSNNRYYTGTQSRIRRMWNDTVRKQTESSFMAGDLNSTPTLNRGTMGNHLLTNPVLQTRGGTSPYNTLIAESVGFNPASPPVFNSPEHPLNNSRDACGMDTLPLNGNFNNSYSLRSGDFPTDGTKMADCRRNLSDAAAFEKMIISELVHNNLRGGGSGVVKGGGGSAETSNPPGPPPPPNVVAGGGGTNNEDDAIVPDAPSLTHEENMEIELMYKALEEPLLLQRAQSILYQSDLEESESCTADLTEGGDGQAPSPNRDSLYTSMTNLRDSPYPDSSPEAVGEVLPHAQAINEIYYTNRPALVPRNQLQAYYQVRRPSNDGYLVPGSLENPAVEGDGQMQLVTSL, from the exons TATTCGTTTGCCCGGGGACACTGCACAAGATCCTGGAACCTACCTCGGCCCATGAATCAGAACACCAGTCTGGAGCCTGGTGCAAGGACCCTCTGCAAGCCGGAGACAGAATATACGTCATGCCATGGATCCCATACCGGACAGACACACTGACAGAGTATGCCTCGTGGGAGGATTATGTGGGTGCCCGGCACACCACCACTTACCGCCTGCCCAACAGGGTTGACGGCACAGGTTTTGTGGTATACGATGGAGCAGTCTTCTACAACAAGGAGCGGACACGCAACATTATCAAGTATGATCTGCGGACGCGCATTAAGAGCGGAGAGACAGTCATCAACACAGCCAACTACCATGACACCTCACCCTACCGTTGGGGCGGGAAGACTGACATTGACCTGGCAGTGGATGAAAATGGGCTATGGGTCATCTATGCCACTGAAGGCAACAATGGCCGGTTAGTGGTGAGCCAACTGAATCCTTACACGCTGCGCTTTGAGGGAACGTGGGAGACTGGCTATGACAAACGCTCAGCATCCAATGCCTTCATGGTGTGCGGAGTCCTCTATGTGGTGCGGACAGTTTACGTGGACGATGACAGCGAAGCAGCTGGTAACCGTGTTGACTATGCGTTCAACACCAATATGAACCGGGAGGAACCCATCTCGTTGACCTTCCCAAACCCCTACCAGTTCATCTCCTCCATTGACTACAACCCCCGTGACAACCAACTTTATGTGTGGAACAACTACTTTGTCCTGCGCTACTCACTTGAGTTTGGCCCACCTGACCCAAGTACTG GCCCTGTCACCTcgacacccctcagcactacaaCCACCATTCGTCCCACCACCATCACCAGCACAGTCTCACCTGCCGCTACAACAACAACACGGCAGGTGCCCCTCACCACCCACCCCATAGGTGCCATAAACCAGAAGGGTACAGAGCTTCACCCCGTCACTGCCATAATGCCCAGCACCCGGCGTCCACCAGCAAACAATCAACACGTCTCTCCAGAGCTCTTCTGCGAGGCCAAGGAGGTGCGGCGTGTCCAGTGGCCAGCCACACAGCAAGGCATGCTGGTCGAAAGGCCTTGCCCTAAGGGCACACGAG GTATTGCTTCCTTCCAGTGTCTTGCTTCGGAGGGAAACTGGAACCCACGGGGGCCTGATCTGAGCAACTGCACAAGTCCTTGGGTCAACCAAGTGGCACAGAAG ATCAAGAGTGGAGAGAATGCAGCCAATATTGCCAGTGAGCTAGCCCGGCATACGCGTGGTGCCATCTACGCCGGAGATGTCAGCTCCTCTGTCAAACTAATGGAGCAGCTCCTGGACATTCTGGATGCACAACTTCAAGCGCTACGCCCTATTGAGAGAGAGTCAGCTGGCAAGAACTACAACAAG ATGCACAAGAGAGAAAGGACATGTAAGGACTATATTAAG GCTGTGGTGGAGACGGTGGACAACCTGCTGCGACCTGAAGCTCTAGAGTCATGGAAGGACATGAATGCCACAGAGCAAGTGCACACAGCCACAATGCTCCTTGACATCCTGGAGGAGGGAGCCTTCCTACTGGCTGACAATGTCAAAGAGCCAGCCCGTTTTGTCACTGCCAAGACTAATGTGG TGCTGGAGGTGTCAGTGTTGAATACAGAGGGGCAAGTGCCAGATATTGTTTTCCCACATGAGTATACCACCAAGAATTCCATCCAACTCTCAGCCAACACTATCAAGCAAAACAGTCGTAATG GGGTGGTCAAGGTTGTCTTCATTCTCTACAAAAATTTGGGGTTCTTCCTCTCTACCGAGAATGCCACCATCAAGCTGGGTAGTGAGGTTGGTTCAATTAGCCCCTCACTTGTTGTCAACTCACAAGTTATTGCTGCCTCCATCAACAAGGAATCTAGCCGCGTCTTCCTGATGGACCCCGTCATCTTTACCCTCTCCCACCTGGAG GAGAAGAACCATTTCAATGCCAATTGCTCTTTCTGGAACTACTCAGAGCGCTCCATGATGGGTTACTGGTCTACGCAGGGCTGTCGGCTGGTGGAGACCAACACGACCCACACCACCTGTGCATGCAGCCATCTCACCAACTTTGCTGTGCTCATGGCACACCGTGAAATT TACCAGGGCCGCATCAATGGGCTGCTGTTGTCTGTCATCACGTGGGTGGGCATTGTGATTTCCCTGGTCTGCTTGGCCATTTGCATCTCCACTTTCTGCTTCCTGCGTGGGCTGCAGACTGACCGTAACACCATCCACAAGAACCTCTGCATAAATCTCTTCATCACTGAACTCCTCTTTCTCATCGGCATTGATAAGACACAGTATGAG ATTGCCTGCCCCATCTTTGCAGGGCTGCTGCACTACTTCTTCCTGGCAGCGTTCTCCTGGATGTGCCTGGAAGCCATCCACCTTTACCTCATGCTGGTTGAGGTTTTTGAGAGCGAATACTCCCGCAAGAAGTACTACTACTTGGGGGGCTATTGCTTCCCTGCGCTGGTAGTGGGTATTGCTGCCGCCATTGACTACCGCAGTTATGGCACCGAGAAAGC ATGTTGGCTTCGAGTTGATAACTACTTCATCTGGACCTTCATTGGGCCTGTCTCTTCTGTCATTGTG ATCAACCTGGTGTTCCTCATGATCACTCTGCACAAGATGATCCGCAACACGTCGGTCCTCAAGCCTGACTCCAGCCGACTGGACAACATCAA GTCTTGGGCACTCGGAGCAATCACTCTCCTTTTTCTCCTGGGCCTCACCTGGGCATTTGGTCTCCTCTTCATCAACAAGGAGTCTGTTGTCATGGCCTATCTCTTCACCACCTTCAATGCTGTCCAGGGCATGTTCATCTTCGTGTTTCATTGTGCACTACAGAAAAAG GTTCACCGGGAATTCAGCAAATGCCTGCGACACGCATCCTGTTGCCTACGGAGTCCGCCAGGGGCCACACTGGGCTCCCTCAAGACCTCAGCCATCCGCAGCAACAACCGTTACTACACTGGGACACAG AGCCGAATCCGGAGAATGTGGAATGATACTGTAAGGAAGCAAACTGAGTCCAGCTTTATGGCGGGTGATCTCAACAGCACTCCCACCCTTAATCGAG GCACAATGGGGAACCACCTGCTGACCAACCCCGTGCTGCAGACACGGGGCGGGACCAGTCCTTACAACACACTCATTGCTGAGTCTGTGGGCTTCAACCCTGCCTCACCACCTGTCTTCAACTCCCCAG AGCACCCCCTGAACAACAGCCGAGACGCCTGTGGCATGGACACCCTCCCGCTCAATGGCAACTTCAATAACAGCTACTCCCTCCGCAGTGGCGACTTCCCAACCGATGGCACCAAGATGGCCGACTGCCGACGCAACCTGAGTGACGCCGCCGCCTTTGAAAAAATGATCATCTCCGAGTTGGTGCATAACAACTtgagagggggaggcagtggcgtGGTCAAGGGGGGCGGGGGTTCTGCCGAGACCTCCAACCCCCCtgggccccctccccctcccaacgtagttgcagggggagggggtaCCAACAATGAGGATGACGCCATTGTGCCTGACGCCCCTTCCTTGACCCATGAGGAGAACATGGAAATTGAACTCATGTATAAGGCCTTAGAGGAGCCGCTCTTGCTTCAGAGGGCACAGTCCATCCTCTACCAGAGTGACCTGGAGGAGTCGGAGAGCTGCACAGCTGACCTGACAGAGGGGGGCGATGGCCAAGCCCCTTCCCCCAACAGGGACTCTTTATACACCAGTATGACCAACCTGAGGGACTCCCCATACCCGGACAGCAGCCCTGAGGCAGTTGGGGAAGTGCTTCCTCATGCCCAAGCCATCAATGAAATCTACTATACCAATCGGCCAGCCTTGGTGCCGCGCAACCAGCTCCAGGCCTACTACCAAGTCCGGAGACCCAGCAATGATGGCTACTTGGTCCCAGGAAGCTTAGAAAACCCAGCAGTGGAGGGAGATGGCCAAATGCAGCTGGTGACCAGTCTCTGA